One Solea senegalensis isolate Sse05_10M linkage group LG21, IFAPA_SoseM_1, whole genome shotgun sequence DNA segment encodes these proteins:
- the LOC122787075 gene encoding zinc finger protein 703-like, with translation MKYLPLGSTADRVSKRIVLSENTHSPHSRPGVPVSLLTPHDPLRQAKRLPIRVLKMLTAHTGHLLHPEYLQPLTSSPVSIELDAKKSPLALLAQTCSQIGKPDPPSSSKLSSSGSQGDKESSSRSAISILKLGERRPSLDDKSSFKPYNKGNGDCHKDGVTSSGDKVGFRVPSNNVTSNGNSTSGQQSYPPHAASPSSRANSSSPPGQTQQHAHKHSHSPGGQSSSHTHTPNGDAAHERGSPTSMSSSKKDADVNKANSDSPHHANSSHVRASTNCSNGSSDGGSNHEGGKAEPAQPNLTSGHITPISPYKTSQPLFPLPSSNMGYHGSVVGAYAGYPSQFVPGLDPTKSSLGVGSMGVPGKHPSSSPLTGASPPSLMQGLCRDPYCLSYPSVSHLGGSNCNSCIHDPSSSLKSSFPLVYPSHPLHSLHQSSLSSSATSSLSHPLYTYGFMLPNDPLPHACNWVSAGGPCDKRFATSDELLAHLRTHTALPVGMDSKLLAVSSSGPASCHLHLPQQSSPGSMPSSLSLRAPPSLGLARYHPYGKVHLPPGPPSISLHSLPTTGPYYPHYTLYGQRLGSASALGYQ, from the exons ATGAAATATCTGCCCTTGGGATCAACTGCGGATCGTGTCAGTAAGCGGATCGTGCTCAGCGAgaacacacactctccacacTCTCGTCCCGGTGTCCCGGTCTCTTTGTTGACCCCCCACGACCCACTTCGCCAGGCTAAGCGGCTCCCAATCCGAGTCCTCAAGATGTTGACTGCGCACACTGGACACTTGCTGCACCCGGAATATTTACAGCCTCTGACGTCCTCACCAGTGAGCATCGAg CTGGACGCCAAGAAGAGCCCTTTGGCCCTGCTGGCGCAGACCTGCTCTCAGATTGGTAAACCAGaccctccatcctcctccaaGCTGAGTTCCTCCGGCAGCCAGGGAGACAAGGAGTCCAGCAGTCGCTCAGCCATCTCCATCCTGAAGCTCGGGGAGCGCCGTCCCTCACTGGACGACAAATCCAGCTTCAAGCCCTACAATAAAGGTAACGGGGACTGTCACAAAGACGGAGTGACCAGCAGTGGTGATAAAGTCGGGTTCAGAGTGCCCAGCAATAATGTGACCTCTAATGGAAACTCTACCAGTGGCCAGCAGTCCTATCCACCCCACGCTGCCTCACCAAGCTCTAGAGCCAATAGCAGCTCCCCACCAGGACAAACTCAGCAGCACGCTCACAAACACAGCCATTCCCCTGGTGGACAGTCCTcgtcacacacccacactcccAATGGAGACGCTGCACATGAGCGAGGCAGTCCCAccagcatgagcagcagcaaaaaagaCGCTGACGTAAACAAGGCCAACTCAGACAGTCCTCACCACGCAAACTCCAGCCACGTCAGAGCCAGCACCAACTGCAGTAACGGCAGCTCTGACGGCGGTTCCAACCACGAGGGAGGTAAAGCAGAGCCCGCCCAGCCTAACCTCACCTCGGGACATATTACACCCATTTCCCCTTACAAAACCAGCCAACCACTCTTCCCCCTGCCCTCCTCTAACATGGGCTACCATGGATCTGTCGTGGGAGCCTATGCTGGCTACCCGTCTCAGTTTGTTCCCGGGCTGGACCCGACAAAATCGAGCCTCGGTGTTGGAAGTATGGGCGTCCCCGGAAAGCACCCGAGCTCCAGCCCTCTCACAGGggcctctcctccctccctcatgcAGGGTCTATGCAGGGACCCCTACTGTCTAAGCTACCCAAGTGTATCCCATCTGGGTGGAAGCAACTGCAATTCCTGCATCCATGACCCATCCTCCTCCCTCAAATCCAGCTTCCCATTGGTGTATCCCTCCCACCCTCTCCACTCTCTCCACCAAAGCTCCCTGTCATCCTCCGCAACCTCTTCCCTCTCCCATCCCCTCTACACATATGGCTTCATGCTCCCTAATGATCCCCTGCCCCACGCGTGTAACTGGGTTTCAGCCGGAGGGCCGTGTGACAAACGTTTCGCCACTTCAGACGAGCTGCTGGCTCACCTCCGCACGCACACAGCCCTGCCAGTTGGGATGGACAGTAAGCTGCTCGCTGTTTCCTCCTCTGGCCCGGCCTCCTGCCACCTTCACCTCCCTCAGCAGAGTAGTCCAGGCTCCATGCCcagctcgctctctctcagagCTCCTCCCAGTCTGGGTTTAGCTCGCTATCACCCCTACGGCAAAGTCCATCTGCCCCCTGGTCCCCCGTCCATCTCCCTGCACTCTCTTCCCACCACAGGCCCGTACTATCCTCATTACACCCTCTATGGTCAAAGACTGGGATCTGCATCTGCACTGGGATACCAGTGA